From Gemmatimonadaceae bacterium:
CCGGTACGGACGCCATCCGCCGATCCGTTCGGTGAGGCTTCTCCGATGAACGACGCACAGCGGCGGAGCGTACGTGCCGAGCTCCTTCTGCGGGATCAAGAGCCATCCTGACTCGCCTTCCGCCGGAATCATGAAGCAGAGCGAATGCGCCAGATCGGCTCCCGTTGTCTGGATCGCGTCGACCATGACACCGAGATGATGCGGCAGCCAGAGATCGTCGTGGCCGTGGTAGGCGATCAGCTCACCGCGAGCCTGACGCAGTCCTTCGTTGTTCGGTCCACTCTGATGGCCGGTGTTCGCGGGAAGGTTGATCCAGCGTACGCGCGGATCGCCTGCCGCGGCGGTCACCTGCTCGGAGTCGTCGGTGCAGCCGTCGCCGATCACGAGCAGCTCGAAATCGGTGAACATCTGCCGCAGCACGCTCGCAATCGCGAACCGCAACACGCCGCTCCAGTTGTAGGTCGGCAGGATGACCGTGACCCGCGGGCTCACGGCCGGTCCCACTGGAC
This genomic window contains:
- a CDS encoding glycosyltransferase family 2 protein; translated protein: MSPRVTVILPTYNWSGVLRFAIASVLRQMFTDFELLVIGDGCTDDSEQVTAAAGDPRVRWINLPANTGHQSGPNNEGLRQARGELIAYHGHDDLWLPHHLGVMVDAIQTTGADLAHSLCFMIPAEGESGWLLIPQKELGTYAPPLCVVHRRSLTERIGGWRPYRELGTTPPDVELWRRAAAAGARVAFVPRLTGIKFPASVRRDVYRTKPHHEQEAWTARIETDPDLEAHLFAHAVTGRTELMESWSYRELLRGFIRQTARRLRTRLRFRRESLDVIRRFKGLDG